Proteins co-encoded in one Prescottella sp. R16 genomic window:
- a CDS encoding Ig-like domain-containing protein — translation MSDKNIRRVVGGLSAFAIAAGFAVTAGVGAANAAPGTVEWNQNNRPISRTISNVTPEVGETITATSVIRREWSLEVINAVKDLHPTCLEYVPGSAKVNGSAVTPESIESDFVRTTGSWTVQPYTGQKTLTYEVSYVVGEGCDRDTPLMTTLHVSGGLGDGIYQDKGPTISVAKSDTTTTLGAVSGAKVGEVTKLSATVAGGIQGDPVDFYVGTGKVGSGTLDAQRTATFDWTPSTKGTVSVQAKFAGTAKSNASESAAQNVTVTKENVASSTTLAAVTGAQVGRASALTATVNPTGSGGDVTFKHGATILGKASVDAGGTATYQWVPAQAGSYTVTAEFSGRDGVNASSTTGTVEVAEKPSETTDSSTVVTAGNGKAGVAQTLSAKVTGAAGGTVTFKVGDLVVGTAQVGNDGNATLSWTPAAAGEFIVTAQYSGAGTVNASSDTVSVVIASADNGGGDNGGDGGTGSLGSLGNIFGSLTGIFGR, via the coding sequence ATGTCTGACAAGAATATTCGCCGCGTCGTCGGCGGATTGAGTGCGTTCGCGATCGCCGCGGGTTTCGCGGTGACGGCTGGTGTCGGGGCGGCGAATGCTGCGCCGGGCACGGTGGAGTGGAACCAGAACAATCGGCCGATCTCGCGGACGATCAGCAACGTGACGCCCGAGGTAGGCGAGACGATCACGGCAACCTCGGTCATTCGTCGTGAGTGGTCGCTCGAAGTGATCAATGCGGTGAAGGACCTGCATCCGACATGTCTCGAGTACGTGCCCGGATCGGCGAAGGTCAACGGCTCTGCCGTGACCCCGGAGAGCATCGAGTCCGATTTCGTTCGCACCACGGGCAGTTGGACGGTGCAGCCGTACACCGGCCAGAAGACGCTGACGTACGAGGTGTCGTACGTGGTCGGTGAGGGCTGCGATCGCGACACTCCGCTGATGACGACACTGCATGTGTCCGGTGGTCTCGGTGACGGTATCTACCAGGACAAGGGCCCGACCATCTCCGTCGCAAAGAGCGACACGACCACGACGCTCGGTGCCGTGTCCGGTGCGAAGGTCGGTGAGGTGACGAAGCTCAGTGCCACCGTCGCCGGCGGTATCCAGGGTGATCCGGTCGACTTCTATGTCGGCACCGGCAAGGTCGGTTCGGGCACGCTGGACGCGCAGCGCACCGCCACCTTCGATTGGACGCCGTCCACCAAGGGCACCGTCTCGGTGCAGGCGAAGTTCGCGGGCACCGCGAAGTCGAACGCGTCCGAGTCGGCGGCACAGAATGTGACCGTCACGAAGGAGAACGTCGCATCGTCGACCACTCTCGCCGCGGTGACCGGCGCCCAGGTGGGCCGGGCGTCGGCGTTGACGGCCACCGTGAACCCCACGGGCTCGGGTGGCGACGTCACGTTCAAGCACGGCGCCACGATTCTCGGCAAGGCGTCTGTGGACGCCGGCGGCACGGCCACCTACCAGTGGGTTCCCGCCCAGGCCGGCAGCTATACCGTCACGGCGGAGTTCTCCGGTCGTGACGGCGTGAACGCCTCGTCCACCACCGGTACCGTCGAGGTTGCCGAGAAGCCGTCCGAGACCACGGACTCGTCGACGGTCGTCACCGCCGGTAACGGCAAGGCCGGTGTGGCACAGACTCTCTCGGCCAAGGTGACCGGAGCGGCGGGTGGCACCGTGACCTTCAAGGTCGGTGACCTGGTCGTCGGCACCGCGCAGGTCGGCAACGACGGCAACGCCACCCTCTCCTGGACCCCGGCGGCGGCGGGCGAGTTCATCGTCACCGCCCAGTACTCGGGCGCCGGCACCGTCAACGCGTCGTCCGACACCGTCTCGGTCGTCATTGCCTCCGCCGACAACGGTGGCGGTGACAACGGTGGCGACGGCGGCACCGGCAGCCTCGGCTCGCTCGGCAACATTTTCGGATCGCTGACCGGCATCTTCGGCCGGTAA
- a CDS encoding 1-acyl-sn-glycerol-3-phosphate acyltransferase encodes MEPFYRTIIGVARAIFAGQGLKFTVSGEQHFPATGGAVVAINHTGYMDFTYAGLPARRVKRYIRFMAKNDVFVNKISGPMMRAMKHIPVDRAAGSDSYRAAVQALRDGELVGVFPEATISRSFELKEFKSGAARMSIESGTPVIPMVIWGSQRVWTKGFPKRLGRTNTPITIAVGEPIAPFEPASEMTALLHTRMEELLRGVQANYEHPAGEYWVPARLGGGAPTLEEANEMDVAEAAEKAARRSRETEGN; translated from the coding sequence GTGGAACCCTTCTACCGAACGATCATCGGAGTTGCCCGCGCGATTTTCGCAGGCCAGGGCTTGAAGTTCACCGTTTCCGGGGAACAGCACTTTCCGGCGACGGGCGGTGCGGTGGTGGCGATCAACCACACCGGCTACATGGACTTCACGTATGCGGGTCTGCCGGCCCGCCGCGTCAAGCGGTACATCCGGTTCATGGCGAAGAACGACGTGTTCGTCAACAAGATCTCGGGTCCGATGATGCGCGCCATGAAGCACATTCCGGTCGATCGTGCCGCCGGATCGGATTCGTACCGTGCTGCCGTGCAGGCGTTGCGTGACGGCGAACTGGTGGGGGTGTTCCCGGAGGCGACGATCAGCCGCAGCTTCGAACTCAAGGAGTTCAAGTCCGGGGCGGCCCGCATGTCGATCGAATCGGGCACGCCGGTGATCCCGATGGTGATCTGGGGTTCGCAGCGGGTGTGGACCAAGGGGTTCCCGAAGCGGCTGGGCCGCACCAACACTCCCATCACGATCGCGGTCGGTGAGCCGATCGCCCCGTTCGAGCCGGCGTCGGAGATGACGGCGCTGCTGCACACGCGCATGGAGGAACTGCTGCGCGGTGTGCAGGCGAACTACGAGCATCCGGCCGGCGAGTACTGGGTGCCGGCCCGGCTCGGTGGCGGCGCCCCGACCCTCGAGGAAGCGAACGAGATGGATGTCGCGGAGGCCGCCGAGAAGGCTGCCCGCCGTAGCAGGGAGACCGAAGGGAACTGA
- a CDS encoding HAD family hydrolase — protein sequence MDRRPTFVASDVDGTLIDDEERVTARTRAAVAAVVASGTPFVLATGRPPRWLAPVVDGLGFAPLAVCANGAVLYDAGTDRVLSASTLSVDTLAWIADLVEYELPGAGLAAERVGATAHDTATPQFVSAPGYEHAWLNPEHTEMAPEDILSSPAIKMLVRIPGADSSAMAAVLRPLVGERADLTYSTNNGLIEISAAGVTKASGLRAAATHLEVDASGVVAFGDMPNDIPMLEMAERGVAMGNAHLDVKAAADEVTLANTRDGVAHVLERLWANQL from the coding sequence GTGGACCGCCGCCCCACCTTCGTCGCCAGCGACGTCGACGGCACCCTGATCGACGACGAGGAACGCGTCACCGCACGCACCCGTGCGGCAGTGGCCGCCGTCGTGGCGTCGGGGACCCCGTTCGTCCTCGCCACCGGCCGGCCGCCGCGCTGGCTCGCACCCGTCGTCGACGGGCTCGGTTTCGCGCCGCTCGCGGTGTGCGCCAATGGTGCCGTCCTCTACGACGCCGGAACCGATCGTGTGCTGAGTGCGTCGACGCTGTCGGTCGACACTCTCGCCTGGATCGCCGACCTCGTCGAGTACGAGCTGCCCGGTGCCGGACTGGCCGCCGAGCGCGTCGGTGCCACCGCCCACGACACCGCGACCCCGCAGTTCGTCAGCGCCCCCGGCTACGAGCACGCATGGCTCAACCCGGAGCACACCGAGATGGCGCCGGAGGACATCCTGTCGTCCCCGGCGATCAAGATGCTCGTCCGCATTCCCGGTGCCGACAGTTCCGCCATGGCCGCGGTCCTGCGGCCGCTGGTGGGGGAGCGGGCCGACCTGACCTATTCGACGAACAACGGGTTGATCGAGATCTCCGCTGCCGGCGTCACCAAGGCGTCCGGGTTGCGGGCCGCGGCCACGCATCTCGAGGTCGACGCGTCCGGTGTCGTGGCGTTCGGTGACATGCCCAACGACATCCCCATGCTCGAGATGGCCGAGCGTGGCGTCGCGATGGGGAACGCACATCTCGATGTGAAGGCCGCCGCCGACGAGGTGACGCTCGCCAACACCCGGGACGGCGTCGCCCACGTCCTCGAACGGCTCTGGGCGAATCAGCTGTAG
- a CDS encoding N-acetylmuramoyl-L-alanine amidase, which translates to MPHRRPKNSVVLAAVAAVAVATPFAVQALGSDASDVRSASDATQVVPTQISEIVLAAVPDIVIPVKELTGLDLPDIRLRDLPIPTEVPLPGGGSLQLPQLTTPTEPGESTEPGDIAEATPAPDAAVPDPTQQLGATVKEITRDDPFSMVALTAANLDSTVTKVRAKLADGSWGQWFSPDVIDQGSAEMATASGKQGTDPVFVGETNTVQILVTPTENGAAAPSDVPAAPVAPAADAPAAEPVPAAEPEAEQPLGYVPAAASKPLRAATLTADDISAVLINPGTGPQDSNLQDIATPTSVNGINVISRSAWGADESIRCQAPVYDDSTGGATVHHTAENNNYTKEQSAGIVRGIYAYHAQTLGWCDVGYNVLVDRYGQIFEGRFGGLDRPVQGAHAGGFNENTVGIAMMGNFVNEPAPAATIQSVGKYLGWRLKLAGLNPKGTTTMYSEGTSFTKYPLGQAVQLPIIFAHRDVGYTECPGAAAYAQMDQIRDIAAANYGGPSGGNGGSTPPTNPSSGGNNPAPQPGTGSLDPSQQIPQIVNGLLSMADSNPIARQWLALGGNRGMLGDALTGLLTTATGQLYAFFQNGALVTSPLGGVMTVIGKIFQTWQSAGGVASDIGLPISDEYRVDGGFRSDFERGSMIFDEATGQVTTILNTPGAAPAAAEVPAEAAPAAAPAPADVASEAPVQVN; encoded by the coding sequence TTGCCGCACCGTCGACCCAAGAACTCCGTCGTTCTGGCCGCAGTGGCCGCAGTGGCGGTTGCCACACCCTTCGCTGTCCAGGCACTCGGCAGCGACGCGTCGGACGTGCGATCCGCCAGCGATGCCACCCAGGTCGTCCCCACACAGATCTCCGAGATCGTGCTCGCGGCCGTCCCGGACATCGTGATCCCGGTCAAGGAACTCACCGGGCTCGACCTCCCCGACATCCGGTTGCGCGATCTGCCGATCCCCACCGAGGTGCCGCTGCCCGGCGGCGGGTCGCTCCAGCTTCCGCAGCTGACGACGCCCACCGAGCCCGGCGAGTCCACCGAGCCCGGCGACATCGCCGAGGCCACCCCTGCACCGGACGCGGCCGTTCCCGATCCGACGCAGCAGCTCGGTGCGACGGTCAAGGAGATCACCCGCGACGATCCGTTCTCGATGGTGGCGCTCACCGCGGCGAACCTCGATTCGACGGTCACGAAGGTGCGTGCGAAGCTCGCCGACGGATCCTGGGGCCAATGGTTCAGCCCGGACGTCATCGACCAGGGCAGCGCCGAGATGGCCACGGCGTCCGGCAAGCAGGGCACCGATCCGGTGTTCGTCGGGGAGACGAACACCGTGCAGATCCTGGTGACACCGACCGAGAACGGTGCCGCAGCCCCCAGCGACGTTCCTGCCGCTCCGGTTGCTCCGGCGGCCGATGCGCCTGCCGCCGAGCCGGTTCCCGCTGCCGAGCCGGAGGCCGAGCAGCCGCTCGGGTACGTGCCGGCCGCGGCGTCGAAGCCGCTGCGCGCCGCCACTCTCACCGCCGACGACATTTCCGCCGTCCTCATCAACCCCGGTACGGGACCGCAGGATTCGAACCTGCAGGACATTGCGACGCCGACGTCGGTGAACGGCATCAACGTCATTTCGCGGTCCGCGTGGGGCGCCGACGAGAGCATCCGCTGCCAGGCCCCGGTCTACGACGATTCGACGGGTGGCGCGACCGTGCACCACACCGCGGAGAACAACAACTACACCAAGGAGCAGTCGGCGGGCATCGTGCGCGGCATCTACGCGTACCACGCGCAGACGCTCGGCTGGTGCGACGTCGGCTACAACGTGCTCGTCGACCGCTACGGACAGATCTTCGAGGGCCGCTTCGGTGGCCTGGACCGTCCGGTGCAGGGCGCGCACGCCGGTGGCTTCAACGAGAACACCGTCGGTATCGCGATGATGGGTAACTTCGTCAACGAGCCGGCCCCGGCCGCGACGATCCAGTCCGTCGGCAAGTACCTGGGATGGCGTCTGAAGCTCGCGGGCCTGAACCCGAAGGGCACGACGACGATGTACTCGGAGGGCACGTCGTTCACGAAGTACCCGCTGGGACAGGCAGTTCAGCTGCCGATCATCTTCGCGCACCGCGACGTCGGCTACACCGAGTGCCCGGGCGCGGCGGCGTACGCGCAGATGGATCAGATCCGGGACATCGCGGCCGCCAACTACGGTGGCCCCAGCGGCGGGAACGGTGGCAGCACGCCGCCGACGAACCCGAGTTCCGGTGGCAACAATCCGGCACCGCAGCCGGGGACCGGGTCGCTCGATCCGAGCCAGCAGATCCCGCAGATCGTCAACGGCCTCCTGTCGATGGCGGATTCCAATCCGATTGCGCGCCAGTGGCTCGCGCTCGGCGGCAACCGCGGCATGCTCGGTGACGCCCTCACCGGCCTGCTGACCACGGCGACCGGCCAGCTGTACGCGTTCTTCCAGAACGGCGCGCTCGTCACGTCCCCGCTCGGTGGGGTGATGACGGTGATCGGCAAGATCTTCCAGACGTGGCAGTCGGCCGGCGGGGTCGCCAGTGACATCGGCCTGCCGATCAGTGACGAGTACCGGGTCGACGGCGGATTCCGCAGCGACTTCGAACGCGGATCGATGATCTTCGACGAGGCGACCGGCCAGGTCACCACGATCCTCAACACCCCGGGTGCGGCACCGGCTGCGGCCGAGGTTCCTGCCGAGGCGGCTCCCGCTGCCGCCCCGGCACCGGCCGACGTGGCATCCGAGGCCCCGGTCCAGGTCAACTGA
- a CDS encoding SpoIID/LytB domain-containing protein — protein MTESRLRTILNRGVRTRRRRGPSPAVGRAVALGLAPALVVGVAVGVIANRTADTEIVPVVAADTPITLNGHGYGHGRGMGQYGAYGYAKNFGWSAEQIVDHYYGNTNRGQLSDPWITVRLLGRDDKRLDVYSQAGLNVAGRYFGPNASAHVTPTPGGADVTVTDGCNGRELWRGSTSHPWVDPVNLDGNRPQNEHLRLCDGNVPYRGAMGAVRDGGGAWRTVNRVQMQDYLYGVVPAESIPSWADSGGMQALRAQAIAARSYAAAENRYGYAKTCDTQSCQVYSGSNREDGRTTAAVNSTAGTVVMRGGQVIATEFSSSSGGFTAGGTFPAVVDDGDVVSPNRNWSQTVTAGRIADAFGVGELVSFDVIGRNNLGAAGGRVTKVRVVGTDRTVEATGDDTRWKLGLKSDWFTVGGAPAPGLPNIPGLPSLPELPPGSLESIPFPDIPLPQIPGLPPLPPITAESLESIPLPEIPGLPPLPIAEAADVAAGDSPIDAAYRELGGPQSALGEPTGPELMLVDESGTFRSYTGGTIVWTPTLGARVVDDSVVVQQVLQDAPA, from the coding sequence ATGACCGAATCTCGACTCCGCACGATCCTGAACCGTGGTGTCCGCACCCGCCGACGACGGGGACCGTCCCCCGCCGTCGGCCGTGCGGTCGCCCTCGGCCTCGCCCCGGCCCTCGTCGTGGGCGTCGCTGTCGGCGTGATCGCGAACCGCACCGCCGACACCGAGATCGTGCCCGTCGTCGCCGCCGACACCCCCATCACCCTCAACGGTCACGGCTACGGTCACGGCCGCGGCATGGGGCAGTACGGCGCCTACGGCTACGCGAAGAACTTCGGCTGGTCGGCCGAGCAGATCGTCGACCACTACTACGGCAACACGAACCGGGGGCAGCTCAGCGACCCCTGGATCACGGTCCGCCTCCTGGGCCGCGACGACAAGCGCCTCGACGTGTACTCGCAGGCAGGGCTCAACGTCGCCGGCCGATACTTCGGGCCGAACGCATCCGCGCACGTCACCCCCACGCCCGGCGGCGCCGACGTCACCGTCACCGACGGCTGCAACGGCCGCGAACTCTGGCGCGGCTCCACCAGCCACCCCTGGGTCGACCCGGTGAACCTCGACGGCAACCGGCCGCAGAACGAGCACCTGCGCCTGTGCGACGGCAACGTCCCCTACCGCGGCGCGATGGGCGCCGTCCGCGACGGCGGCGGCGCCTGGCGCACCGTCAACCGGGTACAGATGCAGGACTACCTGTACGGCGTCGTACCCGCCGAATCGATTCCGTCGTGGGCCGACTCCGGCGGCATGCAGGCACTGCGCGCCCAGGCCATCGCCGCCCGCTCCTACGCGGCCGCCGAGAACCGCTACGGCTACGCGAAGACCTGCGACACCCAGTCCTGCCAGGTGTACAGCGGCTCGAACCGGGAGGACGGGCGCACCACCGCCGCCGTGAACTCCACGGCCGGCACCGTCGTCATGCGAGGCGGCCAGGTGATCGCCACCGAGTTCTCGTCGTCGTCCGGTGGCTTCACCGCAGGCGGCACGTTCCCGGCCGTCGTCGACGACGGCGACGTCGTCTCACCCAACCGCAACTGGTCGCAGACCGTCACCGCCGGCCGGATCGCGGACGCCTTCGGGGTCGGCGAACTGGTCTCGTTCGACGTGATCGGACGCAACAACCTCGGCGCCGCCGGCGGTCGCGTCACCAAGGTCCGCGTCGTCGGAACGGACCGGACCGTCGAGGCGACCGGCGACGACACCCGCTGGAAACTCGGCCTCAAATCCGACTGGTTCACCGTCGGCGGCGCACCCGCGCCCGGTCTGCCGAACATCCCGGGCCTGCCCTCGCTGCCGGAGTTGCCGCCGGGCTCGCTCGAGTCGATTCCGTTCCCCGACATTCCCCTGCCGCAGATCCCGGGCCTGCCGCCGTTGCCCCCGATCACCGCGGAATCCCTCGAATCGATCCCGCTACCGGAGATTCCCGGCCTGCCGCCGCTGCCGATCGCCGAAGCCGCCGACGTGGCAGCCGGGGACTCCCCGATCGATGCCGCGTACCGGGAACTCGGCGGACCGCAGAGCGCACTGGGGGAGCCGACCGGACCGGAACTGATGCTCGTCGACGAATCCGGCACGTTCCGCTCCTACACGGGCGGCACCATCGTGTGGACGCCGACGCTCGGCGCCCGCGTCGTCGACGACAGCGTCGTCGTACAGCAGGTGCTGCAGGACGCCCCCGCCTGA
- a CDS encoding TipAS antibiotic-recognition domain-containing protein — MTDPENSTEWPIQELARITGTTSRTLRHYDSVGLLAPSRIGANGYRYYDRAGLLRLQRILLLRDLGLGLAAIADVLAGDTDTVTALGTHLDLLEQEQERLRRRIASVRTTLEKTRRGEPLMADEMFDGFDHTRYEDEVIEKWGEQAYRDSDAWYRSLSDDDRADFGRRQRDIAADYGRAHAAGLAPDSPEVQEITRRHYDWVAAGWQGRRPTADAFAGLGDMYVADVRFTAVYDRHGTGTAAFVRDAMIAFAVGL, encoded by the coding sequence GTGACGGACCCCGAGAACAGCACGGAATGGCCCATCCAGGAACTGGCCCGGATCACCGGAACCACCAGCCGGACGCTGCGCCACTACGACAGCGTCGGACTGCTCGCCCCCAGCCGTATCGGAGCCAACGGCTACCGGTACTACGACCGGGCCGGGCTGCTGCGCCTGCAGCGGATCCTGCTGCTGCGCGATCTCGGGCTGGGGCTGGCCGCGATCGCCGACGTCCTCGCCGGTGACACCGACACCGTGACCGCCCTCGGCACGCACCTCGACCTGCTCGAACAGGAACAGGAGCGGCTGCGGCGCCGGATCGCGTCGGTGCGCACCACACTGGAGAAGACGAGGAGAGGCGAGCCGCTCATGGCCGACGAAATGTTCGACGGGTTCGATCACACCCGGTACGAGGACGAAGTGATCGAGAAGTGGGGCGAGCAGGCGTACCGCGACAGCGACGCCTGGTACCGGTCCCTGTCCGACGACGACCGCGCCGACTTCGGCCGGCGGCAGCGCGACATCGCCGCCGACTACGGACGCGCCCACGCCGCGGGACTGGCCCCCGACAGCCCCGAGGTGCAGGAGATCACCCGCCGTCACTACGACTGGGTGGCCGCGGGCTGGCAGGGCCGACGCCCCACCGCCGACGCGTTCGCCGGGCTCGGCGACATGTACGTCGCCGACGTGCGATTCACCGCCGTCTACGACCGACACGGCACCGGTACTGCCGCATTTGTCCGTGATGCGATGATCGCTTTCGCGGTCGGCCTGTAG
- the glf gene encoding UDP-galactopyranose mutase, with the protein MTAASTSSNASQYDLIVVGSGFFGLTVAERAATQLGKRVLVVERRHHLGGNAYSEAEPETGIEIHKYGAHLFHTSNKRVWEYVNQFTDFTGYQHRVFAMHKGQAYQFPMGLGLVSQFFGKYFSPDEARALIAEQAAEIDTKDATNLEEKAISLIGRPLYEAFVRDYTAKQWQTDPKNLPAGNIARLPVRYTFDNRYFNDTYEGLPVDGYTAWLENMAKDEKIDVRLDTDWFDVRDELRAASPDAPVVYTGPLDRYFDYAEGELGWRTLDFETEVLRDCGDFQGTPVMNYNDADVPFTRIHEFRHFHPERDYPTDKTVIMREFSRFAESTDEPYYPINTPEDRAKLEAYRALAKKEAADAKVLFGGRLGTYQYLDMHMAIASALSMFDNTLRPHLESDAPLAGDLA; encoded by the coding sequence GTGACTGCCGCCAGTACTTCCTCGAACGCGTCCCAGTACGACCTCATCGTTGTCGGATCCGGTTTCTTCGGTCTGACCGTCGCCGAGCGTGCGGCAACCCAGCTCGGGAAGCGGGTGCTCGTCGTCGAGCGTCGGCACCACCTGGGCGGCAACGCGTACTCCGAGGCCGAACCCGAGACCGGCATCGAGATCCACAAGTACGGCGCGCACCTGTTCCACACGTCGAACAAGCGGGTGTGGGAGTACGTCAACCAGTTCACCGACTTCACCGGCTACCAGCACCGTGTCTTCGCGATGCACAAGGGGCAGGCCTACCAGTTCCCGATGGGCCTGGGCCTGGTGTCGCAGTTCTTCGGCAAGTACTTCAGCCCCGACGAGGCGCGTGCGCTCATCGCCGAGCAGGCCGCCGAGATCGACACGAAGGACGCCACCAACCTCGAGGAGAAGGCGATCTCCCTGATCGGCCGCCCCCTCTACGAGGCGTTCGTGCGCGACTACACCGCCAAGCAGTGGCAGACCGACCCCAAGAACCTGCCCGCCGGCAACATCGCCCGGCTCCCGGTCCGGTACACGTTCGACAACCGCTACTTCAACGACACGTACGAGGGCCTGCCCGTCGACGGCTACACCGCATGGCTCGAGAACATGGCGAAGGACGAGAAGATCGACGTCCGGCTGGACACCGACTGGTTCGACGTCCGCGACGAGCTGCGGGCCGCGAGCCCCGACGCCCCCGTCGTGTACACCGGCCCGCTGGACCGCTACTTCGACTACGCGGAGGGCGAGCTGGGCTGGCGCACCCTCGACTTCGAGACCGAGGTATTGCGGGATTGCGGGGACTTTCAAGGCACCCCGGTCATGAACTACAACGACGCCGACGTGCCGTTCACCCGTATCCACGAGTTCCGTCACTTCCACCCGGAACGGGACTACCCGACGGACAAGACGGTCATCATGCGTGAGTTCTCCCGGTTCGCGGAGTCCACGGACGAGCCGTACTACCCGATCAACACCCCCGAGGACCGCGCCAAGCTCGAGGCGTACCGGGCGCTCGCCAAGAAGGAAGCCGCCGACGCGAAGGTGCTTTTCGGTGGCCGTCTCGGCACCTACCAGTACCTCGACATGCACATGGCGATCGCGAGCGCCCTGTCGATGTTCGACAACACGCTGCGCCCGCACCTCGAGTCGGACGCGCCGCTCGCCGGGGATCTTGCGTGA
- a CDS encoding glycosyltransferase, whose translation MSALLQRILLPRPGEPLDVRSLYTDESPTNSRRVHATSRTSATIGVESEVSFCSYFNAFPASYWRRWSILDAVLLRLELTGHGRVDVYRSKADGSRIHVEGKEFRDGDVEFSIGLEPFEDGGWLWFDITTDTDVELRAAGWHAPIDAPGEGRVAVGIPTFNRPTDAVKALAALASDPLVSGVIDAVVMPDQGTRKVRDEPGFAEAAAALGDKLAIHDQGNLGGSGGYSRIMYEALKTTSAPYILFMDDDIEIEPDSILRALAMSRFAKSPILVGGQMLNLQERSHLHTMGEVVDRSVFMWSAAPNVEYDHDFSSRPLGDRDTSKLLHRRIDVDFNGWWMCMIPRVVAEEIGQPLPLFIKWDDAEYGLRAKKAGYPTVTMPGAAIWHMAWSDKDDAIDWQAYFHLRNRLVVAALHMDGDARGLVLDTVKATAKHLLCLEYSTVAIQNLAIQDFLAGPEHVADLLPTALGTVHALRKQYPDAVVLPSSTDLPMSSGADVGAVGEPGNPLAKIVRLGKGLVHNLRKTNPQHLETPQLNVPTLDARWFLLSQVDGVTVTTADGRGVVYRKRDPRIAAALFKESLRLRRELADRFPDLQREYRAAAPELTSKERWERVFGI comes from the coding sequence GTGAGCGCGCTCCTGCAGAGGATTCTGCTGCCGCGCCCCGGTGAACCGCTCGACGTCCGCAGTCTCTACACCGACGAGTCCCCGACGAACTCCCGGCGCGTGCACGCCACGTCGCGCACGTCCGCGACGATCGGCGTCGAGTCCGAGGTGTCGTTCTGCAGCTACTTCAACGCCTTCCCGGCCAGTTACTGGCGGCGTTGGAGCATCCTCGACGCGGTGCTGCTGCGGCTGGAACTGACCGGCCACGGCCGCGTCGACGTCTACCGCTCCAAGGCCGACGGTTCCCGAATCCATGTGGAGGGCAAGGAATTCAGGGACGGTGACGTCGAATTCTCGATCGGCCTGGAGCCGTTCGAGGACGGTGGCTGGCTGTGGTTCGACATCACCACCGACACCGACGTCGAACTGCGCGCCGCCGGCTGGCACGCCCCGATCGACGCCCCCGGCGAGGGACGCGTCGCCGTCGGCATCCCCACGTTCAACCGCCCCACCGACGCGGTCAAGGCGCTCGCCGCGCTGGCGTCGGACCCGCTCGTGTCCGGGGTGATCGACGCCGTCGTCATGCCCGACCAGGGCACCCGCAAGGTGCGCGACGAACCCGGATTCGCCGAGGCCGCCGCCGCGCTCGGCGACAAGCTCGCGATCCACGACCAGGGCAACCTCGGTGGTTCCGGCGGCTACAGCCGCATCATGTACGAGGCGCTGAAGACCACCAGTGCCCCCTACATCCTGTTCATGGACGACGACATCGAGATCGAACCCGATTCGATCCTGCGCGCGCTCGCGATGTCCCGGTTCGCGAAGTCCCCGATCCTCGTCGGCGGGCAGATGCTCAACCTCCAGGAACGCAGTCACCTGCACACGATGGGCGAGGTCGTCGACCGGTCCGTGTTCATGTGGTCGGCGGCCCCCAACGTCGAATACGACCACGACTTCTCGAGCCGCCCGCTCGGCGACCGCGACACCTCCAAGCTGCTGCACCGGCGCATCGACGTCGACTTCAACGGCTGGTGGATGTGCATGATCCCGCGCGTCGTCGCGGAGGAGATCGGTCAGCCGCTGCCACTGTTCATCAAGTGGGACGACGCCGAATACGGTCTGCGCGCCAAGAAGGCCGGCTACCCGACGGTCACCATGCCCGGTGCCGCGATCTGGCACATGGCCTGGTCCGACAAGGACGACGCCATCGACTGGCAGGCGTACTTCCATCTGCGCAACCGGCTCGTCGTCGCCGCCCTGCACATGGACGGCGACGCCCGCGGTCTCGTCCTCGACACGGTCAAGGCCACCGCCAAGCACCTGCTGTGCCTCGAATACTCCACCGTCGCGATCCAGAACCTCGCGATCCAGGACTTCCTGGCCGGACCCGAGCACGTCGCCGACCTGCTGCCGACCGCGCTCGGCACCGTGCACGCCCTCCGCAAGCAGTACCCGGACGCCGTCGTGCTGCCGTCGTCGACGGACCTGCCGATGTCGTCGGGCGCCGACGTCGGCGCGGTGGGGGAGCCGGGCAACCCGCTCGCGAAGATCGTCCGCCTCGGCAAGGGGCTGGTCCACAATCTGCGCAAGACGAACCCGCAGCACCTCGAGACGCCGCAGCTCAACGTCCCGACCCTCGACGCCCGCTGGTTCCTGCTGTCGCAGGTCGACGGGGTCACCGTCACCACCGCCGACGGCCGCGGCGTCGTCTACCGCAAACGGGACCCGCGGATCGCCGCCGCACTGTTCAAGGAATCCCTGCGCCTGCGCCGCGAACTCGCCGACCGGTTCCCGGACCTGCAGCGCGAATACCGGGCCGCCGCACCGGAGCTGACCAGCAAGGAGAGGTGGGAACGTGTCTTCGGCATCTGA